A single genomic interval of Acipenser ruthenus chromosome 28, fAciRut3.2 maternal haplotype, whole genome shotgun sequence harbors:
- the ccdc47 gene encoding PAT complex subunit CCDC47 isoform X2, producing MRSLFLFPLLVLLLSGASARFDDFDEGDDLVEFDDNDFAEFEDVSEDPPTEPPARTVTTEDDEDEATVEVEDNQEDFEDSETPDEDIYKYDAEEFEGFEKSNPSFNDPINILTVPSHLQNTWESYYMEILMVTGLLAYIMNYIIGKNKNSRLAQAWYNSHKELLESNFALVGDDGTSKEALSTGKLNQENEHIYNLWCSGRVCCEGMLLQLKFLKRQDLLNVLARMMKPACDQVQIKVTLNDEDMDTFVFAVGTKKAMARMQKEMQDLSEFCSDKPKSGAKYGLPESLAILSELGEATEGVMDNKMVHFLTNHADKIESIHFSDQFSGPKIMQEEGQPLKLPETKKTLLFTFNVPGMGNTSPKDMEALLPLMNMVIFSIDKVKKLHLNREGKQKAEKNRARVEENFLKQTHGQRQEAAQSRREEKKRAEKERIMSEEDPERQRRLEEAAQRREQKKIEKKQMKMKQIKVKAM from the exons ATGCGGAGCTTGTTCCTGTTCCCGCTGCTCGTGCTCCTGCTCTCCGGCGCCTCTGCGCGCTTCGATGACTTTGACGAAGGTGATGACCTGGTGGAGTTCGACGATAATGACTTTGCCGAGTTCGAGGATGTGAGCGAGGACCCGCCAACCGAGCCGCCGGCACGAACCGTCACCACAGAGGATGATGAGGACGAAGCCACTGTAGAGGTGGAGGACAACCAGGAGGACTTTGAGGACTCTGAGACACCG GATGAAGACATCTATAAGTACGATGCAGAGGAGTTTGAAGGTTTTGAGAAATCAAACCCTTCATTCAATGACCCCATCAACATCCTCACG gTGCCCTCTCATCTGCAGAACACCTGGGAGAGCTACTACATGGAGATCCTGATGGTGACCGGGCTGCTGGCTTACATCATGAACTACATCATTGGCAAGAACAAGAACAGCCGGCTGGCCCAGGCCTGGTACAACTCGCACAAGGAGCTGCTGGAGAGCAACTTCGCTCTCGTGG GGGACGATGGGACGAGCAAGGAAGCGCTAAGCACCGGGAAGCTGAACCAGGAGAATGAGCACATCTACAACCTGTGGTGCTCCGGGCGGGTGTGCTGTGAGGGCATGCTCCTCCAGCTCAAG TTTCTGAAGCGCCAGGACTTGTTGAATGTACTTGCCAGAATGATGAAGCCAGCGTGTGACCAAGTG CAAATCAAAGTAACACTGAATGATGAAGATATGGACACGTTTGTGTTCGCTGTTGGCACGAAGAAGGCAATGGCCCGGATGCAGAAGGAGATGCAGGACCTG AGTGAGTTCTGCAGTGACAAGCCCAAATCAGGGGCGAAGTATGGGCTTCCAGAGTCTCTAGCGATCTTGTCTGAGTTGGGAGAGGCAACTGAAGGAGTTATGGACAACAAG ATGGTGCATTTCCTCACCAACCATGCCGACAAAATCGAGTCCATCCATTTCTCAGACCAATTCTCTGGTCCAAAAATTATGCAAGA GGAGGGTCAGCCTTTAAAGCTGCCAGAAACTAAGAAGACCCTTTTGTTTACATTTAATG TGCCAGGGATGGGAAACACGTCTCCCAAGGACATGGAGGCCTTGCTGCCCCTGATGAACATGGTCATCTTCAGCATCGACAAGGTCAAGAAGCTGCACCTCAACAGAGAG GGAAAGCAGAAGGCTGAGAAGAACAGGGCTCGAGTGGAGGAGAACTTCCTGAAGCAAACCCACGGTCAGAGACAAGAGGCAGCACAGTCCCGCCGTGAAGAGAAGAAGAGAGCTGAGAAAGAGAGGATCATGAGCGAGGAGGACCCTGAGCGACAACGCCGCCTAGAG GAGGCAGCGCAGCGCCGGGAACAGAAGAAGATTGAAAAGAAACAGATGAAGATGAAGCAGATTAAAGTGAAGGCCATGTAG
- the ccdc47 gene encoding PAT complex subunit CCDC47 isoform X1, producing the protein MTAMRSLFLFPLLVLLLSGASARFDDFDEGDDLVEFDDNDFAEFEDVSEDPPTEPPARTVTTEDDEDEATVEVEDNQEDFEDSETPDEDIYKYDAEEFEGFEKSNPSFNDPINILTVPSHLQNTWESYYMEILMVTGLLAYIMNYIIGKNKNSRLAQAWYNSHKELLESNFALVGDDGTSKEALSTGKLNQENEHIYNLWCSGRVCCEGMLLQLKFLKRQDLLNVLARMMKPACDQVQIKVTLNDEDMDTFVFAVGTKKAMARMQKEMQDLSEFCSDKPKSGAKYGLPESLAILSELGEATEGVMDNKMVHFLTNHADKIESIHFSDQFSGPKIMQEEGQPLKLPETKKTLLFTFNVPGMGNTSPKDMEALLPLMNMVIFSIDKVKKLHLNREGKQKAEKNRARVEENFLKQTHGQRQEAAQSRREEKKRAEKERIMSEEDPERQRRLEEAAQRREQKKIEKKQMKMKQIKVKAM; encoded by the exons ATGA CTGCCATGCGGAGCTTGTTCCTGTTCCCGCTGCTCGTGCTCCTGCTCTCCGGCGCCTCTGCGCGCTTCGATGACTTTGACGAAGGTGATGACCTGGTGGAGTTCGACGATAATGACTTTGCCGAGTTCGAGGATGTGAGCGAGGACCCGCCAACCGAGCCGCCGGCACGAACCGTCACCACAGAGGATGATGAGGACGAAGCCACTGTAGAGGTGGAGGACAACCAGGAGGACTTTGAGGACTCTGAGACACCG GATGAAGACATCTATAAGTACGATGCAGAGGAGTTTGAAGGTTTTGAGAAATCAAACCCTTCATTCAATGACCCCATCAACATCCTCACG gTGCCCTCTCATCTGCAGAACACCTGGGAGAGCTACTACATGGAGATCCTGATGGTGACCGGGCTGCTGGCTTACATCATGAACTACATCATTGGCAAGAACAAGAACAGCCGGCTGGCCCAGGCCTGGTACAACTCGCACAAGGAGCTGCTGGAGAGCAACTTCGCTCTCGTGG GGGACGATGGGACGAGCAAGGAAGCGCTAAGCACCGGGAAGCTGAACCAGGAGAATGAGCACATCTACAACCTGTGGTGCTCCGGGCGGGTGTGCTGTGAGGGCATGCTCCTCCAGCTCAAG TTTCTGAAGCGCCAGGACTTGTTGAATGTACTTGCCAGAATGATGAAGCCAGCGTGTGACCAAGTG CAAATCAAAGTAACACTGAATGATGAAGATATGGACACGTTTGTGTTCGCTGTTGGCACGAAGAAGGCAATGGCCCGGATGCAGAAGGAGATGCAGGACCTG AGTGAGTTCTGCAGTGACAAGCCCAAATCAGGGGCGAAGTATGGGCTTCCAGAGTCTCTAGCGATCTTGTCTGAGTTGGGAGAGGCAACTGAAGGAGTTATGGACAACAAG ATGGTGCATTTCCTCACCAACCATGCCGACAAAATCGAGTCCATCCATTTCTCAGACCAATTCTCTGGTCCAAAAATTATGCAAGA GGAGGGTCAGCCTTTAAAGCTGCCAGAAACTAAGAAGACCCTTTTGTTTACATTTAATG TGCCAGGGATGGGAAACACGTCTCCCAAGGACATGGAGGCCTTGCTGCCCCTGATGAACATGGTCATCTTCAGCATCGACAAGGTCAAGAAGCTGCACCTCAACAGAGAG GGAAAGCAGAAGGCTGAGAAGAACAGGGCTCGAGTGGAGGAGAACTTCCTGAAGCAAACCCACGGTCAGAGACAAGAGGCAGCACAGTCCCGCCGTGAAGAGAAGAAGAGAGCTGAGAAAGAGAGGATCATGAGCGAGGAGGACCCTGAGCGACAACGCCGCCTAGAG GAGGCAGCGCAGCGCCGGGAACAGAAGAAGATTGAAAAGAAACAGATGAAGATGAAGCAGATTAAAGTGAAGGCCATGTAG